Genomic DNA from Candidatus Methanoperedens sp.:
ATGTTCGGCTCAACCTCTCAGGTGTCTATAAACACACTTATAATAGTTGTCATAATTTTTGGTCTTATATTGATTTATTTGGCTTATATGATATTAATGGAACTCAAGGAATCAAAAAAATCCCTTGAGAGAATGGAAAAACTCTTAAAATCGGTAGAGTGATTTATGGTGCTCCAGGAGAGCGATAAGCAAACTATCCAGAAAAAATTTACGGGCCTTGCAGACGATGTGGAACTCATTGTTTTTTCACAGGAGTCAGAGTGCATGTTCTGCAAGGAAACAAGAGAATTAGTGCTTGAACTGGGGACATTATCAAAAAAAATAAAAGTAAAAGTATATGATTTTGTATTGAATGGGGATGAAGCCCTGAACTATAAAATTAAAAACATCCCTGCAATAGCAGTTGTGGGAAAAATTGATTATGGCATCAGGTATTTTGGCGTACCTGCAGGATATGAACTGGCGGCCCTGATCGATACGATAATTGATGTTTCCAAGGGAAAAACATCGTTATCAGATGCATTAAAGACAAAGCTTGCAGAAATAAAAAAACCCGTGCATTTACAGGTATTCGTTTCTCCTACCTGCCCGTATTGCCCTAAAGCAGCAAGGACAGCGCACCAGTTTGCAATCGAAAATGAAAATATCCGCTCTGATGTAATAGAAATGATTGAATTCCCTTACCTTGCCCAGAAGTACAGCGTTATGAGCGTTCCTCACATTGTGATCAACAATGATACTTCATTCACAGGTGCACAACCTCCGGAGATATTTATTCAACAGATAGCATTGGCGCTGCGCTCTGCCTACAATCCAATGTACTCTTGAATTTGCTTTTTTGCCGGAATGGGAAAATTCGTCCGTATTGAAAAACATAAACGGGCGGTCAGAGGTATGGGGGTGGTAGGTTATAAAAAAAATCTAACCGCTCGTTATACATAAGTATAATACGTATCATATTTAACCTTTTCCTCAAATTTAATGATAATAATCATTATTGACGAGCGGACGGGGAGTGGGAGTGGTGGGTTATTTAAAAAAATCCGACCGCTCGTCACATATAATTATAATCATTATGATATTTATACTTTATCATCTTTGAAATATAAGTCTTAAATATAAGCATTCACATAATTCCCACAATGAAAAATTCCGAGATTCTCTCCTGTTTCCAGTGCGGCACATGTACGGGAAGCTGCCCGTCTGGAAAGTACACAAGCCTGAATGTGAGACGGATCGTTAAAGATTCCATAAAAAAAGATGTCTCAGACCAGCCTGATCTCTGGATGTGTACGACCTGCTATAACTGCCAGGAAAGATGCCCGCGTGGAATAAAAGTCACAGATGCCATCCTTTACCTCCGTGCCGAAGCTGTAAAAAAAGGCAGGATACAGCCTGCCCACAGGGCTGTATGCAAATTCCTTATTGAGGTGGGGCATGCAGTCCCGATTGATGATATTCACATAGCAATCAGGGAAAAAATCGGGCTTTCGGAGCCTGAGACAGTACGAAAGTACCCGAAGGCGCTAAAGGATGTAAAAACTCTTCTTGAATCATGCGGTTTTAATGAGCTGGTAAAAGAATGAAGGACTTATCTCTTTTCCTTGGATGTGTGATCCCGAACCGTTATCCTGGCATCGAAAAAGCCACAAGGTTAATCCTTGACAGGCTGGGGTTGAAATGGAGTGAATTGAAAGAAGCTTCATGCTGTCCCGCGCCAGGGATATTCCGTTCGTTTGATCAAGTAACATGGCTCACTATCGCTTCAAGGAACATAGTGCTGGCCGAAGAAAATAACACCGATATTCTGACGATCTGCAATGGCTGCTTCAGTTCCCTCATGGATGCCAATAATATCTTAAAGAACGACACAGCTCTTCGAAATGAAGTAAATTCTCATCTTAAAAAGATCAATAAGGAGTATAAAGGTACTATTGAGGTCAGGCACATAATTGAATTCTTGAGTAAAGAAATCGGTGCAAAAAACCTGAATAAATTAATTGAGAAACCCCTTGAGCTGAGAGTCGCAGTGCATTACGGATGCCATCTCCTGAAACCAACAAGAGAAAGAAAGCTGGGGGGCGCAGAATGCCCGGTATTTTTTGATGAGCTTGTTGAGGCAACAGGCGCTGTAAGTGTTCCGTATGAAGGAAAAACAAGTTGCTGCGGCGCTGGTGGAGGAGTGCGTTCAGCAATGCTTGAAACTTCATTTAAGATGACAGAATACAAACTGGACAGGATCAAAAAAGCTAACATTGACTGCATCGTAGAAGCATGTCCGTTTTGTCATCTGCAATACGACGGCGGGCAGGCAGAGCTTGCAAAAGCAGGAAAAACCTACAATATCCCGGTTGTTCATTATAGCCAGCTGCTCGGTCTGGCATTCGGCTATACGCCAGAAGAAGTCGGGCTGCATCTCAATGCTGTCAGGAGCCCTGAATTTGAAAGCAAGATCGCCCATTAATGTTTCTGGTAAATATATATAGAAGCAGGCGCTTATACTGTACAAGCGATAAACGTGTAATCTATTTGTTGACTAACAACAGGAGGGAATATCAGCATCATGGGGGATGACACTATTTCGGCAAAAGATCTGGCAAAATTTATAGGAACTCTGGCCGATATCATACAACGGATAGGGTCGCTTGAAGAGCTTGAAGGTTGGTTAAGGTCGCAACACTATATAAAGTCTATCAGGACGATGGACTACCTCATCAAGACCAATCCGCCACGCAAAGAATTGCTGGTTACCTTCAAGATGGACAATGGCTCGACAGTCACAAAGGTCATCGATGTAATTCTTTACCCAAATAAAACCTTTGGTCTGGCTGAAGTGCACGAACCATAGTACTATAGAAGGACAATTATTCAATATAACAATTTGAGCGACATATTTATATACTAAAAAGAATACCTATTTGTCAGGTGGGATTTAGAGCAGGATTTATCTCTCACTTAAATAAAAGGGTGGTTTAAATGTCTGATAAAAAAATTGGTTCAACTAATAAATTGAATAGCTTTGAAGCAAATGAACTATTGGAAGAATTAAGGAGTCGTAAAAACAAGGTAAAATCTATCGGACCTCTTCGGGATTTTGACTCAGCTGCGATAGCTAAAGTATTAAAAAATAAACAAAAGGCAATATATGGGGTAGACGATAGAATGGATTTATTTAAAGTTACGGATCAAGGAATTCTTGAAGATGCCGATTGCGTGGTAAGTTTATTTCAGAATAGAGAGGTTGTAGACAATGGTGATGGCACGTCTACACTTGCAACAAAAAATTTTGGTACGGAATATAACTTATGCAATAATGAACGTTTTAGAGAGCAACCAATCGGAGCCTTTTGTTCCGGTTTTCTGGTAGCTCCGGACCTTGTAGCTACTGCAGGACATTGTGTCAATCCAGGCAACGTAACTAATATACTATTTGTCTTTGGGTTTAGAATGATAGATGAAACAACACCATCGACTATTATCGATAACAATGAAATCTATCGAGGTTTGGAAGTAATAAAACAAGAAGAAATATCCGAAGGTGCTGATTGGGCAGTAGTCAAACTGGAAAGAGCAGTAGCAAATCATAAGATTGCTGAGTTTAGGAGAACAGGGATAATACAGGATAATCAAAAAGTCCATGTAATCGGGCATCCTTGTGGACTTCCTACCAAATTTGCAGGTGGAGCGGAAGTTCGCGATAACACACCCGGTGAATTTTTTGTTGCGAATTTAGATACTTATGGAGGCAATTCAGGTTCGCCAGTTTTTAATAGTGAAACTCATCAGGTTGAAGGAATTTTAGTAAGAGGAGAAACAGATTTTGCCAGTTCTAACGGCTGCGACGTTTCTCTTGTATGTCCAAGTAGAGGCTGTAGGGGTGAAGACTGCACAAGGACTACTGAATTTTCAGATTTAGTGCCATCACCAGATGAGCCAAATGAAGGGCCAGAAATTATTTCTTTGGACACGACAATTTCATCCATGCTACCAGATAAAGATAGCATTAAAGAATATGTTATTAAAGGAGTTGAAAGTGGTAAAAAACTCACTATAAATTTAGAGGGACCAGAAGGCCAGGATTTTGACTTATATGTTAAATTCGGGTCACTGGCAAAAGTTGATGATTGGGATTCCCGCGGTTATACCTCTGACCCCAATGAAGAAGTAACAATTGACCCAACCGAACAAGGAGATTACTACATTACAGTGCACTCCTTTGCTGGTAAAGGTAATTTTAATCTTAAAGCCAATACGATGTCAAGCTAAAATGATTAAATAGGGGGGAGTGTAATATAACTCAACAAAATCTTTTACACTCCCATCTACCCTGTGAGCTTTTCCAGAACTGCCAGTTCATGTCCCAGGGTTTCATCCCCTGAAGCCTCCATTTCCCTCTTAAAGTGCTCCACAAACAATTTAAAAAGTTTCTTGTAGTGGTCTGTGACATGCAGAGGAATAGATTGGCGTTCCCATCTTCCCGGTTTTACAGGTACAACTATGCCACTTTCCAGGCTCACAGCTGGCTGAATCTTCGGTCCCTCCTTCACTTCCCTCATCTCATCAATGAGCCAGTTCTTGAGAAGATCGCTATATCTTGCAAAGAGTATGGCCTTTCGAACGCCAGATCCCTGATAAAACTCGGATTCCCCTTTCATGGTCTCAACCCTTGTTTCATCTTCATGGTGCATATTTTCCCTATCCTTATAGGTAACTTTTAGCATCATCCTGCTTTCAGGTGAAATCTTTTTCAGCTTCATTAGCACGACCCCACCTTTAATCTCCTTCTCCTCGGCTTTTGATGGGAATAGCGTACTTACCTTTATTATTTCCCCTGTGGCCTCATCCGCTTCAGGAGATCCATAAACCTTCTCGATTTTGTAACCTGAGGCATGCAGATAGAGCTGCAAATCGAACACCAGAGGCGTGACCATATAATCGAATTCCTCATCCATGCGCTTTCTGAACTCCTCAGCAGAGTGGATGGAGTAATAATTGGCTCCCCGGATCCTGGTCATTTTTTCTACCAGCTCTGTGTTGAAATCGACCCCGACACCTATGAAGGTTGTATATATGCTGTTGGCAGCATTCTCCCTGAAGCTTTTTAGCATCTCTTCTTCTTTTGTCTCCCCTGTATTGGGCATGGCATCAGTTAGAAAGATTATCCTGTCCGCGTACTGCTCCAGGTCCGATTTCTTATTTCCCGCAGGAGCCTTCCCCCGAACCCTGGAGAAGAGCTCAGTCCCTTTCCTGATCCCTGCCTCCATATTGGTGCCACCGTATGCCCCGATTTCCATGATTGTCTTACCGAGCTTTTCTGTGTTTTTATCTTTCATAAGTGTCAGGGGTTCCACCAGCAATGCATTATCAGAAAAGACGACAAGCCCAAAGCGGTCATCATCTTTCAGATGCTTTAGTAGGTTTGCTATTGTTTGGCTGGCGATCTCCATCTTGGTCACATCAGCGACCTTTGTCATTGTCTCCCCTTTGTTTCCAAAGCGATCATAGTAATATTGACCAAAGTTTGTCCTCATAGAACCTGAGCGGTCAAGCACCAGAACCATGTTCAGCTTGCTTCTGCGAAAATCTGTTATGCCAGAGTTAAGGCCAACAGAAAGGTAGTACTGAGGTTCCCCGGATAAGGGATCTCTCGATATGGCGTAGCTGTAGGATGGGCAGAAGATTTTCTTGCACTCTCTCTGGGTGGTCTGGAAATAATATCCATAAGCTATACCCTCGAATGTCACATCAGTGGGCAGGGGCAGGTAGCCCTTCTCTATGTTCTCCCTGAAATTGCCAATGTCCTTGGCTCCACCAACTGAGAAGCCGATGCTTCGGGATGGTGCAAACGACCTGGCCGCAGCCATCGAAATAGACCCGATCGGGCTTGATAGGGTCTTTTCTATTCCCTGGATCACATGAAATGTAACTGAGTTGCTTTCGTATCCATCAAGAATATACCAGATTTCATAACTTCCTTCTACCTCAGATTGATACCATGTTCTGTAGATGTAACCTTTTTTCACAGTGATGCTGAATATGGTATCTATCGATCCTGTTGGATAACGGC
This window encodes:
- a CDS encoding glutaredoxin, coding for MVLQESDKQTIQKKFTGLADDVELIVFSQESECMFCKETRELVLELGTLSKKIKVKVYDFVLNGDEALNYKIKNIPAIAVVGKIDYGIRYFGVPAGYELAALIDTIIDVSKGKTSLSDALKTKLAEIKKPVHLQVFVSPTCPYCPKAARTAHQFAIENENIRSDVIEMIEFPYLAQKYSVMSVPHIVINNDTSFTGAQPPEIFIQQIALALRSAYNPMYS
- a CDS encoding trypsin-like serine protease, encoding MSDKKIGSTNKLNSFEANELLEELRSRKNKVKSIGPLRDFDSAAIAKVLKNKQKAIYGVDDRMDLFKVTDQGILEDADCVVSLFQNREVVDNGDGTSTLATKNFGTEYNLCNNERFREQPIGAFCSGFLVAPDLVATAGHCVNPGNVTNILFVFGFRMIDETTPSTIIDNNEIYRGLEVIKQEEISEGADWAVVKLERAVANHKIAEFRRTGIIQDNQKVHVIGHPCGLPTKFAGGAEVRDNTPGEFFVANLDTYGGNSGSPVFNSETHQVEGILVRGETDFASSNGCDVSLVCPSRGCRGEDCTRTTEFSDLVPSPDEPNEGPEIISLDTTISSMLPDKDSIKEYVIKGVESGKKLTINLEGPEGQDFDLYVKFGSLAKVDDWDSRGYTSDPNEEVTIDPTEQGDYYITVHSFAGKGNFNLKANTMSS
- the hdrB gene encoding CoB--CoM heterodisulfide reductase subunit B is translated as MKDLSLFLGCVIPNRYPGIEKATRLILDRLGLKWSELKEASCCPAPGIFRSFDQVTWLTIASRNIVLAEENNTDILTICNGCFSSLMDANNILKNDTALRNEVNSHLKKINKEYKGTIEVRHIIEFLSKEIGAKNLNKLIEKPLELRVAVHYGCHLLKPTRERKLGGAECPVFFDELVEATGAVSVPYEGKTSCCGAGGGVRSAMLETSFKMTEYKLDRIKKANIDCIVEACPFCHLQYDGGQAELAKAGKTYNIPVVHYSQLLGLAFGYTPEEVGLHLNAVRSPEFESKIAH
- the hdrC gene encoding CoB--CoM heterodisulfide reductase subunit C; this translates as MSIHIIPTMKNSEILSCFQCGTCTGSCPSGKYTSLNVRRIVKDSIKKDVSDQPDLWMCTTCYNCQERCPRGIKVTDAILYLRAEAVKKGRIQPAHRAVCKFLIEVGHAVPIDDIHIAIREKIGLSEPETVRKYPKALKDVKTLLESCGFNELVKE
- a CDS encoding VWA domain-containing protein; translated protein: MKEGPKSGKDNKSSLWVTDSSAKERRTSLELPAGSWARLELQPATDGNLLLLCRYPTGSIDTIFSITVKKGYIYRTWYQSEVEGSYEIWYILDGYESNSVTFHVIQGIEKTLSSPIGSISMAAARSFAPSRSIGFSVGGAKDIGNFRENIEKGYLPLPTDVTFEGIAYGYYFQTTQRECKKIFCPSYSYAISRDPLSGEPQYYLSVGLNSGITDFRRSKLNMVLVLDRSGSMRTNFGQYYYDRFGNKGETMTKVADVTKMEIASQTIANLLKHLKDDDRFGLVVFSDNALLVEPLTLMKDKNTEKLGKTIMEIGAYGGTNMEAGIRKGTELFSRVRGKAPAGNKKSDLEQYADRIIFLTDAMPNTGETKEEEMLKSFRENAANSIYTTFIGVGVDFNTELVEKMTRIRGANYYSIHSAEEFRKRMDEEFDYMVTPLVFDLQLYLHASGYKIEKVYGSPEADEATGEIIKVSTLFPSKAEEKEIKGGVVLMKLKKISPESRMMLKVTYKDRENMHHEDETRVETMKGESEFYQGSGVRKAILFARYSDLLKNWLIDEMREVKEGPKIQPAVSLESGIVVPVKPGRWERQSIPLHVTDHYKKLFKLFVEHFKREMEASGDETLGHELAVLEKLTG